A genomic region of Bdellovibrionales bacterium contains the following coding sequences:
- a CDS encoding prepilin peptidase — MVFVSIFLFGSIFGSFANVLIHRVPIKKNIAWPGSACPKCGVSISWRDNVPILSWLLLKGKCRSCKQSISFRYPFVEFLSGALLASLYLRLGFSWTLAEYSLFSLGLIVVSFIDYDHMLLPDVFTWPGIALGLLGAAISPERSFYESLAGFGMGFGFLWAVAYVYLVLRKEEGMGGGDIKLMGWIGAVLGWQSVPFVILASSIIGSLVGIALAVRRKGGLKSTIPFGPYLAFSAILYIFGGESIGRWYLGFFLPSLFPPN; from the coding sequence ATAGTCTTTGTTTCTATTTTTTTGTTTGGTTCAATTTTTGGGAGCTTTGCGAATGTTTTAATCCACCGAGTGCCAATAAAAAAAAATATCGCCTGGCCTGGAAGCGCCTGCCCAAAATGTGGTGTTTCAATTTCTTGGAGAGACAATGTTCCGATTCTCTCCTGGCTGTTGCTAAAGGGAAAGTGCCGAAGTTGTAAGCAGTCCATCTCCTTCAGATATCCTTTTGTCGAGTTCCTTTCAGGGGCTCTTTTGGCAAGCTTATACCTTCGTCTAGGATTTTCTTGGACTCTTGCAGAGTATTCTTTATTTTCACTTGGATTAATCGTTGTCTCCTTCATTGATTACGATCATATGCTTTTGCCTGATGTTTTTACTTGGCCTGGAATTGCGCTCGGGCTTTTGGGAGCTGCTATTTCTCCCGAAAGAAGCTTTTATGAATCCTTGGCTGGATTTGGGATGGGATTTGGATTTCTATGGGCTGTGGCCTATGTCTACCTGGTTTTGCGCAAAGAGGAAGGAATGGGAGGCGGAGATATTAAGCTCATGGGTTGGATTGGAGCCGTTTTAGGTTGGCAAAGCGTTCCATTTGTGATTCTGGCTTCCAGCATAATCGGTAGCCTTGTCGGTATAGCCTTAGCAGTCAGGAGAAAGGGTGGGCTAAAGAGCACGATTCCATTTGGTCCCTACCTCGCGTTTTCAGCAATACTTTACATTTTTGGCGGAGAAAGTATCGGGCGCTGGTACCTTGGGTTCTTTCTGCCAAGCCTTTTTCCCCCTAATTGA
- a CDS encoding ABC transporter ATP-binding protein → MSVVAVRNLKKSFKKGFIPRRHEVLKGMSFDVAEGTITGFLGANGAGKTTTMKCLLGLVFPDSGEIEYFGSQPISQNIKKRIGFLPEHPYFYNYLTGFEFLRFYGELSANLKAKDLKIRIESLLKRVDLAYAQNRKLREYSKGMLQKIGVAQALIHDPDFIILDEPMSGLDPDGRYYLAEIIKDTAKMGKSVFFSSHHLLDAERLCEDLVILKSGQVVYQGKTEALLGSMESAATITYFDQGHKKVLAASSPSEIQSKLAHLLKGGAQIFEVRQERISLEEAFVRMAMRENSP, encoded by the coding sequence ATGTCAGTCGTTGCTGTGAGAAATTTGAAGAAATCCTTTAAGAAGGGATTCATTCCTCGAAGACATGAAGTTTTAAAGGGAATGTCATTTGACGTGGCCGAGGGGACCATAACGGGGTTTCTCGGCGCAAATGGTGCGGGTAAAACAACGACCATGAAGTGTCTTCTTGGCCTCGTGTTTCCCGATTCAGGAGAGATAGAATATTTTGGCAGTCAGCCGATTTCGCAGAACATAAAAAAACGGATTGGTTTTCTCCCGGAGCACCCCTATTTCTATAACTATCTGACCGGGTTTGAGTTTCTTCGCTTTTATGGTGAATTATCTGCAAACCTGAAGGCAAAGGATCTAAAAATCAGGATTGAGAGTCTTTTGAAGCGGGTGGATTTAGCTTATGCACAAAATCGAAAATTGCGCGAATATTCTAAGGGAATGTTGCAAAAAATTGGCGTCGCTCAGGCTCTTATTCATGACCCGGATTTTATCATTCTTGATGAGCCAATGAGTGGGCTGGATCCTGATGGTCGATATTACTTGGCCGAGATAATTAAGGATACAGCCAAAATGGGCAAGTCCGTATTTTTTAGCAGCCATCATTTATTGGATGCTGAAAGACTCTGCGAAGACTTGGTAATTTTGAAATCAGGCCAGGTTGTGTACCAGGGAAAGACCGAAGCCCTTTTGGGGAGTATGGAGAGCGCCGCAACAATCACCTATTTTGATCAGGGACATAAGAAGGTTCTCGCTGCATCAAGCCCGAGTGAAATTCAATCGAAGTTGGCTCATTTGCTCAAAGGGGGTGCGCAGATTTTTGAGGTGAGGCAGGAAAGGATAAGCCTTGAGGAGGCTTTTGTTCGTATGGCAATGCGAGAGAACTCACCATGA
- a CDS encoding ABC transporter permease, which produces MNSVWVLAKNTFLELIRDRILYGLLVFAVLLIGLSLALGQLSFAEQSRISANFGFTAIHLSMVVLSIFVGSTLVAKELDKKTIFTLLARPLSRPQFLLGKCLGLTMVTLTVVMGLAVMLCFVFLGLSVPIDIQYLTALLGIILESFVLLGMTIFFGSFASPAMVVTSSIGFFLIGHWLNDLNFFAGKSKSEAFLRFSDLVSSFLPNLEKFNWRSAVIYQEKISGFEVIAALGYSLSWFILLLTLTSIILRRKDFA; this is translated from the coding sequence ATGAACAGCGTTTGGGTTTTGGCTAAAAACACCTTCCTTGAGTTGATTCGGGACCGCATTTTGTATGGTCTTTTGGTTTTTGCTGTATTGTTGATCGGTTTGAGTCTTGCTCTTGGACAATTGAGCTTTGCGGAACAGTCCCGAATATCGGCTAACTTTGGCTTTACAGCGATTCATCTCAGCATGGTCGTGCTGAGCATCTTTGTTGGAAGTACCTTGGTGGCCAAGGAATTGGACAAGAAAACTATTTTTACTCTTCTTGCACGTCCTTTGTCGCGCCCTCAATTCCTTTTGGGCAAATGTTTGGGGCTCACAATGGTCACTTTGACGGTTGTTATGGGATTGGCCGTCATGCTGTGTTTTGTTTTTTTGGGGCTGAGCGTTCCCATTGATATTCAATATCTTACGGCTCTCCTCGGAATTATTTTGGAATCTTTTGTTCTCTTGGGGATGACGATATTTTTTGGCAGTTTTGCGAGTCCAGCTATGGTCGTAACTTCTTCGATTGGATTTTTTTTAATTGGCCACTGGCTCAACGATTTGAATTTTTTTGCCGGCAAAAGTAAGTCCGAAGCCTTTCTTAGATTTAGTGATTTGGTTTCTTCCTTCCTTCCGAACCTAGAGAAGTTCAATTGGCGTTCGGCAGTTATATACCAAGAAAAGATAAGCGGATTTGAGGTCATTGCTGCACTTGGATATTCTCTTTCTTGGTTTATTCTTCTTTTGACACTCACTTCGATCATTTTGCGGAGAAAAGATTTTGCCTGA